In Bacteroidales bacterium, a genomic segment contains:
- the yidD gene encoding membrane protein insertion efficiency factor YidD, protein MKRPVAKFFILFIKFYQVAISSWLPASCRFTPSCSNYGIEALTKHGFFRGGWLTIKRIARCNPFGGSGYDPVPEKITKKSKHEKSIN, encoded by the coding sequence ATGAAACGACCAGTAGCTAAGTTTTTTATATTATTTATAAAATTCTATCAAGTAGCCATTTCTTCATGGCTGCCTGCTTCATGTCGTTTCACTCCATCTTGCTCAAATTACGGAATAGAAGCTCTTACAAAGCATGGTTTCTTTAGAGGCGGTTGGTTAACAATAAAACGCATTGCACGATGTAATCCTTTTGGTGGTAGTGGCTACGACCCTGTACCTGAAAAAATAACTAAAAAATCTAAACATGAAAAAAGCATTAATTAA
- a CDS encoding UDP-2,3-diacylglucosamine diphosphatase, translating to MAKKTSSQKIINLELNPNKKMFFASDLHLGVKAAEGIEKIFVDWLNKIESDCQYLFLCGDIFDFWFEYRHTAPKGYVRLLGKLAQMADSGIQIFYFTGNHDMWMFDYLEKEIGLKIFKKQQRFSISEKIIEVGHGDGLGPGDKKYKFIKKIFACKFNQWLFARIHPNLAFAIAKYFSNKSRIANNKKDEEYLGDDKEFLVQYIKNTPEKNRADIYIFGHRHLPIEMEIGNSKYINLGEWLNCQTYATFDGNVKLNSNKK from the coding sequence ATGGCTAAAAAAACCTCATCTCAAAAAATAATTAATTTAGAATTAAATCCGAATAAAAAAATGTTTTTTGCATCGGACTTGCATTTGGGAGTAAAGGCTGCAGAAGGCATTGAGAAAATTTTTGTAGATTGGTTAAATAAAATTGAGAGCGATTGCCAATATCTTTTTTTGTGTGGAGACATTTTTGATTTCTGGTTTGAATATCGCCATACAGCGCCCAAAGGATATGTCAGGCTTTTAGGAAAATTAGCTCAAATGGCTGATAGCGGAATACAAATTTTTTATTTCACAGGAAATCATGATATGTGGATGTTTGATTATCTCGAAAAAGAAATTGGTTTAAAAATTTTTAAAAAGCAACAGCGATTTTCTATTAGCGAAAAAATAATAGAAGTTGGACATGGAGACGGACTCGGACCCGGCGATAAAAAATACAAATTCATTAAAAAAATATTTGCCTGCAAGTTTAATCAATGGCTTTTTGCAAGGATTCATCCGAACTTGGCATTTGCAATAGCAAAATATTTTTCAAATAAAAGCCGAATTGCAAACAATAAAAAAGATGAAGAATACTTAGGCGACGATAAAGAATTTTTAGTTCAATACATAAAAAACACACCTGAGAAAAATCGCGCAGATATTTACATCTTCGGGCATAGACATCTCCCAATAGAGATGGAAATTGGAAATTCAAAATACATAAATCTCGGCGAATGGCTAAACTGCCAAACCTATGCCACTTTCGACGGAAATGTAAAATTAAATAGCAATAAAAAATAA
- a CDS encoding cytidine deaminase: MKQNELKITYKSFSSLSELSSEDKELIEAASKAAADAYAIYSNFNVGAALLLENGEIISASNQENSAYPSGLCAERVALFYAGSKYPNVAIKKMAVTTNLKDKNIKAIANPCGACRQVMSQSTTRQGKPFSIILAGEDGNGYIFDSIESLLPFAFKL; encoded by the coding sequence ATGAAACAAAATGAACTTAAAATAACTTATAAAAGTTTTAGCTCTTTATCCGAACTAAGCAGCGAAGATAAAGAACTAATAGAAGCTGCATCAAAAGCAGCCGCTGATGCATACGCAATCTATTCAAACTTTAACGTTGGTGCAGCCTTATTACTCGAAAATGGCGAAATAATTTCAGCTAGCAACCAAGAAAACTCTGCCTATCCCAGCGGATTATGTGCAGAACGTGTTGCTCTTTTTTATGCAGGAAGCAAATATCCAAACGTTGCAATAAAAAAAATGGCTGTTACAACAAACTTAAAAGACAAAAACATTAAAGCTATTGCAAATCCATGTGGAGCTTGCCGCCAAGTAATGTCGCAATCCACAACACGCCAAGGAAAACCTTTTAGCATTATTTTAGCTGGCGAAGACGGCAACGGATACATTTTTGACAGCATTGAATCATTATTACCTTTTGCTTTTAAACTATAA
- a CDS encoding O-antigen ligase family protein — translation MPIKHSIQSLIVPIIIGIMLIGLVFSKWLLSASQILLVLVVLSDKTYRKKLLEAFKSPLVIALISIYLFLVAGLMWTEDYRYAFKDLQIKLPMLSLVVIFYAIGPLKRNTSIYLLFFFVFCVFASSLISTINYYTSQSFPKAVIVGQSHIRFSLLVCLSILIIIHYFNFFKSKAAKIFLVFIAVFLIYFLLILNSFTGYIVLASIVIFLPFLYWKKFKNRLQKILAITIPAITLSILIYGFLDVKNRCFPNNPMPDFSKNDIATANGNLYKFDSIEIKENGNLVYEYISEIELVNSWNKISSKKICIDSVHNNEFNIILRYLTSKNLRKDSVGISKLTESDIKYIEQGCPNFYLPTFDPYRKKIYVLLWEINFYKTTGNPNGLSFIQRCVYWKTALSIIKKHPIFGVGTGDIANSFKQEYENNNTKLEEIFQLRSHNQYMSIAIQVGIIGLLIFLFSIFSPFIFNKIPDKILYIGFIFIFLLSMLNEDTLETQVGVTFYALFNSFLLFILPNKKDSENETK, via the coding sequence ATGCCAATAAAACATTCCATACAAAGCTTGATAGTCCCAATAATTATTGGGATTATGCTTATTGGATTGGTTTTTTCGAAATGGCTACTTTCTGCTTCCCAAATTTTACTTGTTTTGGTCGTTTTAAGCGATAAAACATACAGAAAAAAACTGCTAGAAGCTTTTAAATCGCCATTGGTAATTGCATTAATTTCAATATATCTTTTTCTTGTTGCTGGATTAATGTGGACAGAAGATTATAGATATGCTTTTAAAGACTTGCAAATTAAGCTACCAATGCTGTCTTTGGTAGTTATATTTTACGCAATTGGTCCTCTTAAAAGAAACACAAGCATTTATTTATTGTTTTTTTTCGTTTTTTGCGTATTTGCATCTTCATTAATCAGCACAATAAATTATTACACATCTCAATCTTTTCCAAAAGCTGTTATAGTCGGACAAAGCCACATTAGATTTTCATTATTAGTGTGCCTTTCCATTTTAATAATAATACATTACTTTAATTTTTTTAAAAGCAAAGCTGCTAAAATTTTTCTCGTTTTTATAGCAGTTTTTTTAATCTATTTTCTTCTTATTTTAAACTCATTCACTGGCTATATTGTTTTAGCAAGTATCGTAATTTTTTTACCATTTTTATATTGGAAAAAATTTAAAAACAGACTGCAAAAAATTTTAGCTATAACCATACCTGCTATTACGTTATCAATCTTAATTTATGGCTTTCTCGACGTTAAAAATCGCTGTTTTCCTAATAATCCGATGCCTGACTTTTCAAAAAACGACATTGCAACAGCAAATGGAAACCTTTACAAATTCGATTCTATAGAAATAAAAGAAAATGGCAATTTAGTGTATGAATATATATCAGAAATAGAATTAGTCAATTCATGGAACAAAATAAGTTCTAAAAAAATATGTATAGATTCTGTTCATAATAACGAATTCAACATTATACTTCGTTATTTAACTTCAAAAAACTTAAGAAAAGATAGTGTCGGCATTTCAAAACTTACAGAAAGCGACATAAAATATATTGAACAAGGATGTCCTAATTTTTATTTACCAACTTTTGACCCATACCGCAAGAAAATTTACGTTCTTTTATGGGAAATTAATTTTTACAAAACAACCGGAAATCCAAATGGACTCAGCTTTATACAAAGATGTGTTTATTGGAAAACAGCTCTGTCTATAATAAAAAAACACCCGATTTTTGGCGTTGGAACCGGAGATATTGCTAATTCTTTTAAACAAGAATATGAAAATAACAACACAAAACTTGAAGAAATTTTTCAACTTCGCTCACATAATCAATACATGTCAATTGCAATCCAAGTGGGAATTATAGGACTTTTAATTTTTCTTTTTTCTATTTTTTCTCCTTTTATTTTTAATAAAATTCCTGATAAAATTCTATATATCGGATTTATTTTCATATTTTTGTTATCAATGCTAAATGAAGACACGCTAGAAACACAAGTAGGTGTAACTTTTTACGCATTATTTAATAGTTTTTTACTTTTCATTTTACCAAATAAAAAAGACTCTGAAAATGAAACAAAATGA
- a CDS encoding AhpC/TSA family protein, whose translation MKKYVPSFIIALIFSAFALSFFSCGNKDHAGENEVFINGRFIHSRANMLFFDVIHVNDIERLDSVTIGEDGTFKMKIKTEKPLFLKIYTNEKDFLTVIAEPEQNIYLSGDINHLDKTYTVSGSPASELVENYLKTTQKNYDKLDTLGMIWENNKYAENKMRLRDSLDSISKNIFISQKDFAINLIKKNPESLGSLFLLYQFFGRSPVIDPFKNIDLYENLSNKLYEKYPDFEHAVHLKTKVNKVKISIKEAEEIKLRLDTGKIAPDFSLPDLNGNQFKLSEHRGYTILLHFWASWSHSSIKQLSALRYYKYNYAKKGLKIVSISLDYNKEMWQTAINKEKMDWTNICELKYTSSQIAKLYNITQVPFFYLINYKGEILNKSSNIDVVGNDIYRLFKEIEKKEEKKEENGEE comes from the coding sequence ATGAAAAAATACGTTCCTTCATTTATCATTGCATTGATTTTTTCAGCCTTTGCTTTAAGTTTCTTTTCTTGCGGAAACAAAGACCATGCGGGCGAAAACGAAGTTTTTATTAATGGCAGATTCATTCACAGCAGAGCAAACATGCTGTTTTTTGACGTAATTCATGTAAACGACATAGAAAGACTTGACTCTGTTACTATTGGTGAAGACGGAACATTCAAAATGAAAATAAAAACTGAAAAACCTCTCTTTTTAAAAATATACACAAATGAAAAAGATTTTTTAACTGTTATAGCAGAGCCAGAGCAAAATATTTATTTGAGCGGCGATATTAATCACCTAGACAAAACCTATACAGTAAGCGGCTCTCCAGCATCTGAGTTGGTTGAAAATTATTTAAAAACCACACAAAAAAACTATGATAAACTTGACACACTTGGCATGATTTGGGAAAACAATAAATATGCTGAAAACAAGATGAGACTAAGAGATTCTCTTGACTCTATCTCAAAAAATATTTTTATTTCTCAAAAAGATTTTGCAATTAATTTAATAAAGAAGAACCCTGAGTCTCTTGGAAGTTTATTTTTGCTCTACCAGTTTTTCGGACGTAGTCCAGTAATAGACCCTTTTAAAAACATTGACCTATACGAAAACCTGTCAAACAAATTATATGAAAAATATCCAGATTTCGAGCATGCGGTTCATTTAAAAACAAAAGTAAACAAAGTAAAAATTAGCATTAAAGAAGCTGAAGAAATCAAGCTGCGATTAGATACTGGAAAAATTGCTCCTGATTTTTCGCTACCTGATTTAAACGGCAACCAATTCAAACTTTCCGAACATAGAGGATATACTATTTTACTCCACTTCTGGGCTTCGTGGTCACATAGTAGCATAAAACAGCTTTCTGCACTGCGCTACTATAAATACAATTACGCAAAAAAAGGATTGAAAATCGTTTCTATTTCGCTCGACTATAACAAAGAAATGTGGCAAACCGCCATTAATAAAGAAAAAATGGATTGGACAAATATATGCGAATTAAAATACACCTCTTCTCAAATTGCAAAACTTTATAATATTACTCAAGTTCCGTTCTTTTATTTAATAAACTATAAAGGAGAAATATTAAACAAAAGCTCAAATATTGATGTTGTTGGAAATGATATTTATAGACTTTTCAAAGAAATAGAGAAAAAAGAAGAGAAAAAAGAAGAAAATGGAGAAGAATAA
- a CDS encoding elongation factor G has protein sequence MKVYQPAEIRNIALVGGAKSGKTTLAECMLLEGGIINRRGTIEDKNTVSDYREIEIERGNSVFSTVMYTEFNGKKINIIDTPGFDDFVGEVLAALTVSDLSIMLINAQSGIEVTTEISWRNLTKMNKPVAFLMNQLDHEKANFDEVVRELQSQFGNKVIPVQYPLATGLGFNSIVDVLSKKLYKYPANGGKPEVSEIPDSEKNKVDEMRTAIIEAAAESDEALMEKFFENGDLSEEELINGLASSIIQRNIFPLLCSSSKHNMGVGRLLEFICQFGPSAAQGVTMKSTSGKEYTYNPSDPFTAFVFKTSIEQHLGEISFLKIAAGEISEGIDVVNGNNGTKERITQIFAIAGKNREKLEKAMAGDIVATVKLKNTSTNETLNNPKNADEKITPIQYPDPKYRTAIKAANTADDEKLGGVLNELKKIDPTILVEYSKELKQIILSCQGEMHMNAAKWHMETIEKVAVELYPPKIPYRETITKSAKAMYRHKKQSGGAGQFGEVHMMVEPWREGMSWSTEFPVRGTDEHPLPWGGKLVFNNCIVGGAIDARFMPAILKGIMEKMEEGPLTGSYARDIVVYVYDGKMHPVDSNELSFKLAGRQAFREAFKNAGPKILEPIYDVEVIVPGDRMGDVMTDLQGRRAVVMGMDSEGNYQKIRARVPLAEMNRYSTALSSLTSGKATYNMKLNDYQQVPSDVQTALLKAYEEQEKEEE, from the coding sequence ATGAAAGTTTATCAACCTGCAGAAATCCGCAATATAGCATTGGTAGGCGGAGCCAAATCAGGCAAGACAACCTTAGCTGAATGCATGCTTTTAGAAGGTGGAATTATAAATCGCCGTGGAACAATTGAAGACAAAAACACTGTTTCCGACTATCGTGAAATTGAAATCGAAAGAGGAAATTCTGTTTTTTCAACAGTTATGTACACTGAATTCAATGGTAAAAAAATAAATATTATAGACACTCCCGGCTTTGACGATTTTGTTGGTGAAGTATTAGCTGCTCTTACAGTAAGTGATCTTTCCATAATGCTAATTAATGCTCAAAGCGGAATAGAAGTTACCACAGAAATCAGCTGGAGAAATTTAACAAAAATGAATAAGCCAGTTGCTTTTTTAATGAACCAACTAGACCACGAAAAAGCTAATTTTGACGAGGTTGTTCGCGAACTTCAAAGCCAATTTGGAAACAAAGTTATTCCTGTGCAATATCCTTTAGCTACTGGTTTAGGCTTTAATTCTATTGTTGATGTTCTTTCAAAAAAACTTTACAAATATCCTGCTAATGGCGGAAAACCTGAAGTAAGCGAAATTCCAGACAGCGAAAAGAACAAAGTTGACGAAATGCGCACTGCTATAATCGAAGCGGCTGCTGAATCAGACGAAGCTTTGATGGAAAAATTCTTCGAAAATGGCGATTTAAGCGAAGAAGAATTAATAAACGGCTTGGCTTCAAGTATTATTCAACGTAATATTTTCCCACTCCTTTGCTCTAGCTCAAAACACAATATGGGAGTTGGCAGATTATTAGAATTTATATGCCAATTCGGACCTTCAGCTGCTCAAGGCGTTACTATGAAATCAACATCTGGAAAAGAATACACATATAATCCAAGCGATCCTTTTACTGCTTTTGTTTTTAAAACAAGCATTGAGCAACACTTAGGAGAAATTAGTTTTCTTAAAATAGCTGCTGGAGAGATTTCTGAAGGTATTGATGTTGTTAATGGAAACAATGGAACAAAAGAAAGAATTACTCAAATATTCGCCATTGCTGGAAAAAATCGCGAAAAGCTAGAAAAAGCTATGGCTGGAGACATTGTTGCTACTGTAAAATTAAAAAATACAAGCACTAATGAAACTCTGAATAACCCTAAGAATGCTGACGAAAAAATCACTCCAATTCAATATCCAGACCCAAAATATCGCACAGCAATCAAAGCTGCAAACACCGCAGATGATGAAAAACTTGGTGGAGTATTAAATGAATTGAAAAAAATTGACCCTACAATTTTAGTTGAATATTCTAAAGAATTAAAACAAATTATTCTTAGCTGCCAAGGTGAAATGCATATGAATGCTGCAAAATGGCACATGGAAACAATTGAAAAAGTAGCTGTGGAATTATATCCACCAAAAATTCCTTATCGTGAAACGATTACAAAGTCTGCAAAAGCAATGTATCGTCATAAAAAACAATCCGGCGGTGCTGGTCAATTTGGTGAAGTTCACATGATGGTTGAGCCATGGAGAGAAGGAATGAGTTGGTCTACAGAATTTCCAGTTAGAGGAACAGATGAACACCCACTACCTTGGGGCGGAAAACTTGTATTCAACAACTGTATCGTTGGTGGTGCAATTGATGCTCGCTTTATGCCAGCAATTCTAAAAGGAATTATGGAAAAAATGGAAGAAGGTCCTCTTACAGGTTCTTACGCTAGAGACATCGTTGTTTACGTGTATGACGGAAAAATGCACCCAGTTGATTCAAATGAATTATCTTTCAAATTAGCTGGGCGACAAGCTTTCCGCGAAGCATTTAAAAATGCTGGACCAAAAATTCTTGAGCCAATCTATGATGTAGAAGTTATTGTTCCAGGAGATAGAATGGGAGACGTTATGACCGACCTACAAGGACGTCGTGCTGTTGTTATGGGCATGGATAGCGAAGGTAACTATCAAAAAATTCGCGCTAGAGTTCCTTTAGCTGAAATGAACAGATATTCAACTGCATTAAGTTCACTCACTTCTGGAAAAGCAACCTATAACATGAAATTGAACGACTACCAACAAGTTCCTTCTGATGTTCAAACAGCTCTATTAAAAGCTTACGAAGAACAAGAAAAAGAAGAAGAATAG
- a CDS encoding S41 family peptidase — translation MKKALIKLSILLLFVGIITTSSTKSDFEISKNLDIFASLYKELNQHYVDDLQPGELMKTAIDEMLKSLDPYTVFIPESDIEDLRFMTTGQYGGIGALIQQQDKKILISEPYEGFPAEQSGLRAGDEILEINGKSIKGKTVSEVSDILKGAPSSTVELLIKSPYKEKEQKISIQRKEIKINEIPYSGMVDSKIGYIKLLSFTMNSSSKFKKTFEDLQKENPDMEGLIIDLRSNPGGLLNEAVNLVNIFVDKGITVVQTKGRLKDSNKTYKTLNNAFDKKIRLAVLIDGSSASASEISAGFIQDLDRGIIIGQKSYGKGLVQNVFPLNYNSSVKITVGKYYIPSGRCIQSIDYSKKINGKAVQYSDSSKQKFSTKNGRPVFDAGGILPDISIQPDSLSEIAVSLILKNHIFNFATEYVSKHETIATPDKFGISKSDYNDFINYLEGREYDYKTKSEKKMEELIEAMKEDKYYPSATNEVENLKAKVSHNKQRDLELFEKEISEIISNEIVSRYYYQKGRIIYNLQNDKEVSKAIEILSNPTEYNRILTTK, via the coding sequence ATGAAAAAAGCATTAATTAAACTGTCAATACTTCTATTATTTGTTGGAATAATCACAACATCTTCAACTAAAAGCGATTTTGAAATTTCAAAAAATCTTGACATTTTTGCTTCGCTATACAAAGAATTAAACCAACATTATGTAGATGATTTGCAGCCGGGCGAGCTAATGAAAACAGCAATTGATGAAATGTTAAAATCATTAGACCCTTACACTGTTTTTATTCCGGAATCTGACATTGAAGATTTACGCTTTATGACAACCGGACAATATGGCGGCATTGGTGCTCTAATTCAGCAGCAAGACAAAAAGATATTAATTTCAGAGCCATACGAAGGTTTTCCAGCCGAGCAAAGCGGATTAAGAGCAGGAGATGAAATTTTAGAAATAAATGGTAAGTCCATTAAAGGGAAAACCGTTAGCGAAGTCAGCGATATTCTTAAAGGAGCTCCAAGTAGCACAGTTGAGCTTTTGATTAAAAGTCCATATAAAGAAAAAGAACAAAAAATATCAATTCAGCGCAAAGAAATAAAAATAAACGAAATTCCATATTCTGGAATGGTCGATAGCAAAATAGGCTATATTAAACTTCTTAGCTTTACAATGAATTCCAGTAGTAAATTCAAAAAAACCTTTGAAGATTTACAAAAAGAAAATCCTGATATGGAAGGTTTAATCATAGACCTAAGAAGCAATCCCGGTGGACTTTTAAATGAAGCTGTAAATTTAGTTAATATTTTTGTGGACAAAGGAATAACCGTTGTTCAAACCAAAGGGCGATTAAAAGATAGCAACAAAACCTATAAAACACTAAATAATGCTTTTGACAAAAAAATCCGCCTAGCCGTTTTAATTGATGGCTCAAGCGCTTCTGCAAGTGAAATCTCCGCAGGTTTTATTCAAGATCTTGATAGAGGCATTATAATCGGACAAAAATCTTATGGAAAAGGACTTGTGCAAAATGTTTTCCCGCTCAATTACAATTCTAGCGTTAAAATCACTGTTGGTAAATATTACATCCCTAGCGGACGTTGCATTCAGTCTATTGACTATTCAAAAAAAATCAACGGAAAAGCAGTCCAATACAGCGATTCTAGCAAACAAAAATTTTCAACTAAAAACGGAAGACCTGTTTTTGATGCTGGAGGAATTTTGCCGGATATAAGTATTCAGCCGGATTCTTTAAGTGAAATAGCTGTAAGTTTAATTTTAAAAAACCATATTTTCAACTTCGCTACTGAATATGTTTCAAAACACGAAACCATAGCTACTCCTGATAAATTTGGGATATCAAAAAGTGACTACAACGATTTTATCAACTATCTGGAAGGTCGTGAATACGACTACAAGACAAAGAGTGAAAAGAAAATGGAAGAGCTTATTGAAGCGATGAAAGAAGACAAATACTATCCTTCTGCAACCAATGAAGTGGAAAATTTAAAAGCAAAAGTAAGCCACAACAAGCAAAGAGATTTGGAACTTTTTGAAAAAGAAATTTCTGAAATTATATCAAATGAAATTGTTTCTAGATATTATTACCAAAAAGGTAGAATTATTTACAATTTGCAAAACGACAAGGAAGTTTCCAAAGCTATTGAAATCCTTTCAAATCCAACAGAATACAACCGAATTCTCACGACTAAATAA